A region of Candidatus Delongbacteria bacterium DNA encodes the following proteins:
- a CDS encoding T9SS type A sorting domain-containing protein, with translation MKTLYIKMILLLIIVFGKSIYALNPFQKIYEPVSYKVGYFIITTMDKDTSAHVLAEDVNYNLPPYGQERYPFMMHFKEGIENCIRDSVYYYNQGVDSSKFGYPYEKIIEMELPPFYYEMTKGKVTINPKNFKNPENDTGMWVIQKNSNDDDFDLYFEIDKIVDKITSIYGDDFIYCDFMAILAKIGQTYGLGGSRWCFVPTSSFKGPYLYNFAHELGHSVLNLLDRGFLGSGTEESGISNDLKIDFNSNGIFEEDERLGQFWSNTSVYDMMFHNGVMEPKYSIAGMIPFLTYDMIKINCIEENDLHIANYTNRNEYTIKAIRKDLDSHDRSSGVRWGVKIPFDVDKNHHNVQFDQNSWSPLSLDDIDEQLFFVEYRDGSSYDRCYQAYNDPEPFKGILISHIIDDEKYVVDIELANPYPEFNTDGSKYREPALFDTTEAGSELIGKFYNGQRVNDWLDDHMLNKAAKYRPEGSKNWVWDYAGYNRPYDGLWYTNSTKKDFFVADDPSRNKFTPSTRPSTESWFLRDTHIGVFIKSIEGDYADINVYRNYWSKSISKKGDTGFEKGECYFGENFTIEENGIFEIHTDGYIVENGIFTVKSGGLLRLCDNIVLTIEEGSEFIVEEGAIVEFGKNSRIEYEDNMIKTAELYQNYPNPFNPSTTIAYSLKNVSNVNIEIFDISGRRIESIKLGNQNIGKHSFKFDGKELSSGVYFYCLMANNKLVDTKKMIMIK, from the coding sequence ATGAAAACACTGTATATAAAGATGATTCTATTATTGATAATTGTATTCGGAAAGTCAATTTATGCATTAAATCCATTTCAAAAAATTTATGAACCTGTTTCCTATAAAGTTGGATATTTTATTATTACCACTATGGATAAAGATACTTCTGCACACGTCCTTGCTGAAGATGTAAACTATAATCTTCCACCTTATGGTCAAGAACGATACCCTTTTATGATGCATTTTAAAGAAGGTATTGAAAACTGTATCAGAGATTCTGTTTACTACTACAATCAAGGTGTTGATAGCAGTAAATTTGGCTATCCCTATGAAAAAATAATTGAAATGGAGTTACCTCCATTTTATTATGAAATGACTAAAGGTAAAGTCACTATCAACCCTAAAAATTTTAAGAATCCAGAAAATGACACAGGAATGTGGGTGATTCAAAAAAATAGTAATGATGATGACTTCGATCTGTATTTTGAAATTGATAAAATTGTTGATAAAATAACCTCTATTTATGGAGATGACTTCATTTATTGCGATTTTATGGCTATTTTAGCTAAAATTGGTCAAACATATGGGCTAGGTGGAAGTAGATGGTGTTTTGTTCCAACTAGTAGCTTTAAAGGTCCATATTTGTACAACTTCGCTCATGAACTAGGTCATAGTGTTTTGAATTTGTTAGATAGAGGATTTCTTGGTTCAGGGACTGAAGAATCTGGGATAAGCAATGATTTGAAAATTGATTTTAATTCAAATGGAATATTCGAAGAAGATGAACGATTGGGTCAATTTTGGTCAAATACATCTGTTTATGATATGATGTTTCACAATGGAGTCATGGAACCAAAATATTCAATCGCAGGAATGATTCCATTTTTAACTTATGACATGATCAAAATAAATTGTATTGAAGAAAATGATTTGCATATTGCCAATTATACAAATAGAAATGAATATACCATTAAAGCAATTCGTAAAGATTTAGATAGTCATGACAGGAGTAGTGGTGTTCGATGGGGAGTTAAAATTCCATTTGATGTAGATAAAAACCATCATAATGTTCAATTTGATCAAAATTCTTGGTCTCCTTTAAGTTTAGATGATATTGATGAACAACTCTTTTTTGTTGAATATAGAGATGGCTCTTCCTATGATAGATGTTACCAGGCATATAATGACCCTGAACCTTTTAAAGGTATTCTAATTTCTCATATTATTGATGACGAAAAGTATGTTGTCGACATTGAACTTGCCAATCCATATCCTGAATTTAATACTGACGGTTCAAAATATAGAGAACCTGCACTTTTTGATACTACTGAAGCTGGGTCTGAGCTAATTGGTAAATTTTATAATGGCCAACGAGTAAACGATTGGTTAGATGATCACATGTTAAACAAAGCTGCTAAATACAGACCAGAAGGATCAAAAAACTGGGTTTGGGATTATGCTGGTTATAATAGACCATATGATGGATTATGGTATACTAATTCAACTAAAAAAGATTTTTTTGTAGCTGATGATCCTTCTAGAAATAAGTTTACACCTTCAACAAGACCTTCCACAGAATCTTGGTTTTTACGAGATACTCATATTGGTGTTTTTATAAAATCAATTGAAGGTGATTATGCTGATATAAATGTTTATAGAAACTATTGGTCTAAAAGTATAAGTAAAAAAGGGGATACTGGTTTTGAAAAAGGGGAGTGTTATTTCGGTGAAAATTTTACAATTGAAGAAAATGGAATTTTTGAAATACACACAGATGGATATATTGTTGAAAATGGAATTTTTACAGTTAAATCAGGAGGTTTGTTAAGACTTTGTGATAATATTGTTCTAACAATTGAAGAAGGGTCTGAATTCATAGTCGAAGAGGGTGCCATTGTAGAGTTTGGGAAAAATTCTAGAATTGAATATGAAGATAATATGATTAAAACTGCAGAACTTTATCAAAACTATCCAAATCCATTTAATCCGTCGACAACGATAGCATATAGTCTAAAAAATGTTAGTAATGTGAATATCGAAATTTTTGATATATCAGGAAGAAGAATCGAAAGTATTAAATTAGGCAATCAAAATATAGGAAAACATAGTTTTAAATTTGATGGAAAAGAGTTAAGCTCTGGAGTGTATTTTTATTGTCTAATGGCAAACAATAAATTAGTTGATACTAAAAAAATGATAATGATAAAGTAG